The Curtobacterium sp. MCSS17_015 genomic sequence TCGTCGTCGACCGGGGGTGGGTGCCGACCGGCAACCGTCAGGACAGCCCCGACAGTGTCCCGGCTCCCCCGAGCGGCACCGTCACCGTCGTGGTCCGGCTGCAGGAGTCCGAGCCGCGCATCCCCGGGCGCAGCGACCCGGCGGACTCCGACCAGGTGCAGTCCGTCACCCTCGCCGACGTCGCCGACAAGGCGGGGCACCCGATCTGGACCGGCGCGTACGGCCAGCTCGACAGCGAGTCCCCCGCTCCGACCGAGGCACGACCGCTGGGCTGGGAGCGGCCGAGCGCCGACACCGGCCTGCACCTCAGTTACTTCATCCAGTGGTTCCTCTTCGCGATCGGCGGGTTCGGCTTCCTCGCCTACGTGATGGTGCAGGAGTACCGGAACCTCAACCAGGACGACCCCGAGGAACGCGAGCGCGCCCTCGACCGGCAGCGGCGCAAGGACGCCAAGCCGAAGTCCGACGCCGAGGTCGAGGACGAACTGCTCGAGTCGCGGCGCTGATCGGCGGACGACGCTGACGGAGCGCCCGACGGAGCGAACGGACGGGAGGCCCGTGGCGGTGTCGCCACGGGCCTCCCGTCCGTCGGCCTGACGGCCTACGCGAGCTCGATGAGCTCCGCGTACTCCTTGTTCCAGTGGTCCTCGGTGCCGTCCGGGAGCAGCAGGACACGCTCCGGGTTGAGCGCCTCGACGGCACCCGCGTCGTGCGAGACGAGGACGACGGCGCCCTCGTAGCCGGCCAGCGCACCGAGGATCTCCTCGCGCGACGCCGGGTCGAGGTTGTTCGTCGGCTCGTCGAGGAGGAGCACGTTCGCGCCGGACACGACGATCATCGCCAGTGACAGGCGGGTCTTCTCGCCACCGGAGAGGACCCCGGCCTTCTTGTAGCCGTCGTCACCGGTGAACAGGAACGACCCGAGGACGCGTCGGGCCTCGGTCTCGTTGAGCTCCGTCGACGCCGACACCATGTTCTCGATGACGGTCCGGTTGACGTCGATGTTCTCGTGCTCCTGGGCGTAGTAGCCGATGCGCAGGCCGTGCCCGGGCTGCACTTCGCCCGTGTCCGGCTGGTCCGCGCCCGCGAGGATGCGGAGCAGCGTCGTCTTGCCGGCACCGTTGAAGCCGAGGATGACGACGCGCGAGCCGCGGTCGATCGCCAGGTCGACGCCGGCGAAGATCTCGAGCGACCCGTAGGACTTCGACAGCCCCTCGGCCATGAGCGGGGTGCGCCCGCAGGCGACCGGCGTCGGGAAGCGCAGCTTGGCGACCCGGTCGGCGACGCGCTCGTCCTCGAGGCCGGCGAGCAGCTTGTCGGCTCGCGCGACCATCTGGTGCGCCGCCGCGGCCTTCGACGCCTTCGCACCGAAGCGCGCGGCCTGGTCCTTCAGCGTCGCGGCCTTCTTCTCGGCGTTGGCGCGTTCCTTGCGGCGGCGCTCCTCGTCGGCGACGCGCTGCCGCTGGTACAGCTTCCAGCCCATGTTGTAGATGTCGATCGTCTGACGGTTCGCGTCGAGGTAGAACACGCGGTTCACGACCTCGTCGACGAGTTCGACGTCGTGGGAGATGACGATGACGCCGCCGGCGTAGGTCTTGAGGTGCTCCCGGAGCCACACCACCGAGTCGGCGTCGAGGTGGTTCGTCGGCTCGTCGAGGATCATCGTGTCCGCGTCGGAGAACAGGATGCGCGCGAGCTCGATGCGGCGGCGCTGTCCACCGGACAGGGTCTTCAGCTGCTGGTCGAGGATCCGGTCCGGCAGCTTGAGGTTGGAGGCGATCGACGCCGCCTCGGCCTCGGCCGCGTAGCCCCCCAGCGCGTTGAACTCGTCGTCCAGGCGGGAGTACCGCTTCATCGCCTTCTCGGCGACGACCGGGTCCTCGCTGGCCATGTCGAGCGTCGCCTTGCGGATGCCGTCGACCAGTTCTCCGAGGCCGCGGGCGTCGAGGATGCGCTTCCGAGCGGTGTCCTCGGGATTCCCGGACCGCGGGTCCTGCGGCAGGTAGCCGATCTCGCCGGATCGGTCGATCTTGCCACCGGTGGGAGTGCTCTCCCCCGCCAGTGCCTTGGTCATGGTGGTCTTCCCGGCGCCGTTCCGGCCGACGAGGCCGATCTTGTCACCCCGCTCGACGCGGAAGGACACGTTCTCCATCAGGAGGCGAGCCCCGACGCGGATCTCGAGGTCGTGCACGGCAAGCACAGAGGTCGTCCAATCAGTTGGTGGATGTGCACAACGGTGTGTGCGGGAGGTGCACCGCTACGCTGACGGGACCGATGGTCCGAAACGGACCAGCAGTCCATTCTAGGAGAATCCATGACGAACGCCACCGGGTTCGCTCCCCGCGCAGTCCTCGCCGACCGTCTGCGGACGCACGGCCTCGCCACCGATGCCGCGCTCGTCGCCGGAGGCGCGCTGTTCACCGCCGCGCTCGCGCAGGTCGAGGTCCCGATGTGGCCGGTCCCCGTCACCGGTCAGACCCTGGCCGTCGTCCTCGTCGGCGCGACCCTCGGAGCTCGCCGCGGTGTGCTCTCGATGCTCGTCTACGCGATCGTCGGACTCGCCGGTGCCCCGTTCTTCGCCGACGCGCAGGGCGGCCTGCAGGCCCTCACCCTGCCGAGCTTCGGCTACGTCATCGGCTTCATCCCCGCCGCGGGGCTCATCGGCTGGCTCGCCCGCCGCAACTGGGACCGCAAGGTGGGACGCGCCGTGGTCGCGTTCACGCTCGCCAGCGCGGTGCCGTTCGTGACCGGGCTGCCCTACCTCGCCGTCGCGCTCGGTCAGCTCGGCCTCCCGAACGACCTGCAGGCGGTCCTGGCGGCGGGCCTGTACCCGTTCATCGTCGGTGGCATCGCCAAGGCGCTCATCGCCGCGGGCGTGCTGCCCCTGATCTGGACGGCCGTCGGCCGCCGCTGACCCCGCACGCTCGCACGAGGGCCCCGCACCGACAGGCTGCGGGGCCCTCGTGCGTGCTGGGCGTCCCTGTCCACTCCCCACCCGGCACACGCGCCAGGCGTGCCCGACCCCGACCACGTGACGCAGGCGCACGCGGGACGACGGACGGGAGGCCCGGTACCCACTGGTACCGGGCCTCCCGTCCGTCGTGTGGTGGCGTGGGCTAGATCGAGAACCCGAGCGCCCGCATCATCTCGCGACCGTCGTCGGTGATCCGCTCCGGACCCCACGGTGGCATCCAGACCCAGTTGATGCGGAACGCGTCGACGATGCCGTCGAGGGCATTCGCGGTGTCGTTCTCGATGACGTCGGTCAACGGGCAGCCGGCGCTCGTCAGCGTCATGCTGATGATGAGCGCGCTCGCCTCGTCGTCCCAGGCCAGGTCGTAGATGAGTCCCAGGTCGACGATGTTGACGCCGAGTTCCGGGTCCTGGACCTCCTTGAGGCCCTCGACGACCTCGTCGAACTTCTCGGGGGCGAGTGTGGTGATCATCGTCACTCCGCCGTGGCCGCAGCCGCGGCCTGCACGTAGCGGTCGTAGCCCTCGTTCTCGAGGCGCTCGGCCAACTCCGGTCCACCCTGCTCGGCGACCTTGCCCGCGACGAACACGTGCACGAAGTCGGGCGTGATGTAGCGGAGGATGCGCGTGTAGTGCGTGATCAGCAGCACGCCGAGGCCGGTGGCCGCCTTGGCGCGGTTGACGCCCTCGGAGACGATCTTCAGCGCGTCGACGTCGAGGCCGGAGTCGGTCTCGTCGAGCACGGCGAACTTCGGCTTGAGGAGCTCGAGCTGCATGATCTCGTGGCGCTTCTTCTCGCCGCCGGAGAAGCCCTCGTTGACGTTGCGCTCTGCGAACGACGGGTCCATCTTGAGGTCCGCCATCGACGTCCGGAGGTCCTTGACCCACCCGCGGAGCGCCGGCGCCTCACCGTCGATCGCCGTCTTCGCCGTCCGGAGGAAGTTCGACACCGTCACGCCGGGGATCTCGACCGGGTACTGCATGGCGAGGAACATGCCCGCGCGCGCCCGCTCGTCGACGCTCATGGCGAGGACGTCCTCGCCGTCGAGCGTGATCGAACCGCCGGTCACGTGGTACCGCGGGTGACCGGCGATCGTGTAGGCGAGCGTGGACTTGCCGGACCCGTTCGGGCCCATGATCGCGTGGATCTCGCCCTCGTTGATCGTCAGGTCGACGCCCTTGAGGATCTCCTTGGTGCCCTGGTCGGTGTCGATCGAGACCTGCAGGTCACGGATTTCGAGAGTGGACATTGCGTTCCTTCGGTCGTGGCTGTGGTGCGGCGTCAGCCGCGGAAGAAGTGGACGGGTCAGTCGACGGGGACGGGGTCGTGCACGTCGACGTAGACGTCGCCGTCGCGGACCTCGACCCGGAAGACCGGGACCGGCTCGTACGCCGGGAAGTTCTTCGGCTTGCCCGTCGTCAACGAGAACTGCGAGCCGTGCGCCCAGCACTCCAACGAGTCGTCCTCGACGAAGCCCTCGGACAGCGAGATCTCTCCGTGGGTGCAGGTGTCGCCGATCGCGTGCACCGTGCCGGCCGAGTCCTTCACGATGGCAACCGCGGTGCCGTCGACGACGACACGCATCGGGCTGTCGACCGCGATGTCGGCCTCGGCACAGACCTTCTCGGCCATCAGGTGTCGGTCCCCGTGGACTCGACACCGACGAGGTCGGCTGCAGGCCCGGCCAGGACCGTCCGGCCCTCGGCGAGCTCCTGCTCGACCGCCGCGATGAGTCGTTCCTCGAGCGCCGGGGCCCCGATCTTCTGGATGACCTCGACCAGGAACCCCAGGACGACGAGGCGGCGGGCCTCTTCCTCGGGGATCCCGCGGGCCTGCAGGTAGAACAGCTGCTCGTCGTCGAAGCGACCGGTGGCACTGGCGTGCCCGGCACCCTCGATGTCGCCGGTCTCGATCTCGAGGTTCGGGATGCTGTCCGCGCGGGTGCCGTCGGTCAGCACGAGGTTGCGGTTCTGCTCGTACGAGTCCGTCCCCGGAGCGGTCCGCCCGATCAGGACGTCACCGATCCAGACGGTGTGCGCGCCGTCGCCCTGCAGCGCGCCCTTGTAGTTGACCCGGCTCCGGGTGTTCGGAGCGTCGTGGTCGACGTAGACCTGCTGCTCGATGTACTGCCCCGCGTCAGCGAAGTACACGCCGTACATCTCCGCGTCGGCACCCGGTGCGCCGAGGTGCGTGGACGGGTTCACGCGGACGACGTCGCCGCCGAGCGAGACCACGACGTGCTTGAGGAAGGCGTCACGCCCGACCTCGGCGAAGTGGGTGGACACGTGCACGGCGTCGTCGTCCCAGTCCTGCACGGTGACGACGGTCAGACGCGCACCGTCCTGCACGACGACCTCGAGGTTCTCGCTGAGGAGCGCCGACCCACGGTTGTCGATCACGACGATGCCCTCGGCGTGCTGTTCCGCCGTGATCACGGTGTGGGCGGCGCGTGGCTGGGTGCCGAAGTCCGACCGGGTCACGGTGATGAACTCGTGCTCGTCCGTGGCCTTCACGGTGATCGCGAGGACGGCGTCCCGAGCGCTCCAGGCAGCAGCTGCCGCCCGGTCCTCCGGCAGGCCGGCACCACCGACGCGGGGGTCGTCGCTGCGACCCCACTCGACGTCGGCGCCGGCGGACTGCGTCGCGAGGAAGGGGTACGCCGACCCGTCCAACGCGCTCTCGAGGAGCGGCCAGATCTTGTCGAGCGGCGCGAACTTCCAGTTGACCTCTCGGCCGGTGACGGCGGGGAAGGCGTCGACGTCACCCGAGCGGAACCGCTCGGAACGCGTCTGCACCGGCACCTTGGTGTCCCAGCCGCCGTCGGAGTGCGCCCGGGCGCCGTGCTGGTCCGTACCGCCCGACGTGAGCGTGCTCGCGGGCTCCGTCGGCTGGTCGATGTGGGGAGGAGGGGTGGTGCTGGACATCTAGCCGACGGATCCTTCCATGCTCATCTCGATGAGCTTGTTGAGTTCGAGTGCGTACTCCATCGGGAGTTCGCGGGCGATCGGCTCGATGAACCCGCGCACGATCATCGCCATGGCCTCGTCCTCGGGCATGCCGCGGGACATGAGGTAGAACAGCTGCTCCTCGCTGACGCGGGAGACGGTGGCCTCGTGGCCGAGCTGCACGTCGTCGACGCGGATGTCGATCGCCGGGTAGGTGTCGCTCCGCGAGACGGTGTCGACGAGCAGGGCGTCGCAGCGGACCGTGTTGGCCGAGTGGTGCGCCGCCGGGTCCACGCGGACCTCGCCGCGGTAGCCGGCGCGGCCGCCACCGCGTGCGATCGACTTCGAGACGATCGAGGACGTCGTGTACGGCGCCATGTGGATCATCTTCGCGCCGGCGTCCTGGTGCTGCCCCGGGCCGGCGAAGGCGACGGACAGGGTCTCGCCCTTGGCGTGCTCACCGGCGAGGTAGATCGACGGGTACTTCATCGTGACCTTGGACCCGATGTTGCCGTCGATCCACTCCATCGTCGCGCCCTCGTGCGCGATCGCACGCTTGGTCACGAGGTTGTAGACGTTGTTCGACCAGTTCTGGATCGTCGTGTACCGAACGCGGGCGTTCTTCTTCACGATGATCTCGACGACGGCCGAGTGCAGGGAGTCCGACTTGTAGATCGGGGCGGTGCAGCCCTCGATGTAGTGGATGTAGGAGTCCTCGTCCGCGATGATCAGCGTGCGCTCGAACTGGCCCATGTTCTCGGTGTTGATGCGGAAGTAGGCCTGGAGCGGGATCTCGACGTGCACGCCCTTCGGGACGTAGACGAACGAGCCGCCGGACCACACGGCCGTGTTCAGGGCGGCGAACTTGTTGTCGCCGGCCGGGATCACGGTGCCGAAGTACTCCTCGAACAGCTCCGGGTGCTCACGCAGCGCCGTGTCGGTGTCCATGAAGATGACGCCCTGCTGCTCCAGGTCCTCGCGGATCTGGTGGTAGACGACCTCGGACTCGTACTGCGCGGCGACACCGGCGACCAGGCGCTGACGCTCGGCTTCCGGGATGCCCAGACGCTCGTAGGTCGCGCGGATGTCCTCGGGGAGGTCCTCCCACGACTGCGCCTGCTGCTCCGTCGACTTCACGAAGTACTTGATGTTGTCGAAGTCGATGTCCGACAGGTCGGCACCCCAGGACGGCATGGGCTTGCGGTCGAAGAGCTTGAGCGCCTTGAGGCGGTTCGCTCGCATCCACTCCGGTTCGCCCTTGCGCTCGGAGATGTCGGTGACGACTTCTTCCGACAGGCCTCGGCGCGCGGAGGCGCCAGCCACGTCGGAGTCGGCCCAGCCGAATTCGTACTGGCCGAGCCCTTCGAGCTCGGGACGGTCGATGAGCACGTCGGACATGGTCTCCTCGTTTCCTTCTCGCAACAGCGTCTCCGGTACAACCCGGTGGTGTCGGACACCATTCCACCGCGGGCCGCCGACACGGCGGACCGGGTGTTGCTGCCTCGCAACGTCGATGCTTGCACGCAGCGCCGGCATCGATCGGCGATCTCGGCCCATTCGGAGCCGGCGCCTGCCTAGACTTGACTGCTGCTGAACCCTCGAATCCTACAGGTCCAGGGCCCGGAACAACAGGAAGGCACCACCCTCGTGACTCGCGTCGCACCTCCCGTCGAGCAGGACGTCCGGACCCCGACCCGCTGGTGGTCCCTGCCGCGGGCCGTCGACCGCCGTGTCGTCGTCCTCGCCTGGGCGTCCTTCGTGGTCGAGGTCGTGCTCATCGGCACCGGTGGCCTGGTACGGCTGACGGCATCGGGGCTCGGTTGCCCGACGTGGCCGAAGTGCACGACCGATTCCCTGGTGTCGACGCCGGAGATGGGCATCCACGGGGTGATCGAGTTCGGCAACCGTCTGCTCACCTTCGTGTTGGTCATCGTCGCGATCGCGATGTTCCTGGCCGTGGTCCGCATGCGTCGGAGCCGGCCCGAGCTGTTCTGGCTCGCCTTCGCCCAGGGTGCGGCGATCCCGGCACAGGCCGTCATCGGCGGCATCTCGGTCATCACGAACCTCAACCCGTACGTCGTGGGATTGCACTTCGTCGTGTC encodes the following:
- a CDS encoding ABC-F family ATP-binding cassette domain-containing protein is translated as MLAVHDLEIRVGARLLMENVSFRVERGDKIGLVGRNGAGKTTMTKALAGESTPTGGKIDRSGEIGYLPQDPRSGNPEDTARKRILDARGLGELVDGIRKATLDMASEDPVVAEKAMKRYSRLDDEFNALGGYAAEAEAASIASNLKLPDRILDQQLKTLSGGQRRRIELARILFSDADTMILDEPTNHLDADSVVWLREHLKTYAGGVIVISHDVELVDEVVNRVFYLDANRQTIDIYNMGWKLYQRQRVADEERRRKERANAEKKAATLKDQAARFGAKASKAAAAHQMVARADKLLAGLEDERVADRVAKLRFPTPVACGRTPLMAEGLSKSYGSLEIFAGVDLAIDRGSRVVILGFNGAGKTTLLRILAGADQPDTGEVQPGHGLRIGYYAQEHENIDVNRTVIENMVSASTELNETEARRVLGSFLFTGDDGYKKAGVLSGGEKTRLSLAMIVVSGANVLLLDEPTNNLDPASREEILGALAGYEGAVVLVSHDAGAVEALNPERVLLLPDGTEDHWNKEYAELIELA
- the sufC gene encoding Fe-S cluster assembly ATPase SufC — protein: MSTLEIRDLQVSIDTDQGTKEILKGVDLTINEGEIHAIMGPNGSGKSTLAYTIAGHPRYHVTGGSITLDGEDVLAMSVDERARAGMFLAMQYPVEIPGVTVSNFLRTAKTAIDGEAPALRGWVKDLRTSMADLKMDPSFAERNVNEGFSGGEKKRHEIMQLELLKPKFAVLDETDSGLDVDALKIVSEGVNRAKAATGLGVLLITHYTRILRYITPDFVHVFVAGKVAEQGGPELAERLENEGYDRYVQAAAAATAE
- a CDS encoding SURF1 family protein; protein product: MTDGFDPGSRYGRRHAERLRRAAARDDDSDTTVGRHPDDRVVGWGFVRSRRWLGYFAIAVAFAIVCALFGMWQWDRRNEAVRQNAQIAANYDHAPVPVDGVLPRAGTWSDDLTWLRVSVTGRYDADHQLLVRNRVHNGQPGFEVLTPLVTADGRAFVVDRGWVPTGNRQDSPDSVPAPPSGTVTVVVRLQESEPRIPGRSDPADSDQVQSVTLADVADKAGHPIWTGAYGQLDSESPAPTEARPLGWERPSADTGLHLSYFIQWFLFAIGGFGFLAYVMVQEYRNLNQDDPEERERALDRQRRKDAKPKSDAEVEDELLESRR
- the sufD gene encoding Fe-S cluster assembly protein SufD, translated to MSSTTPPPHIDQPTEPASTLTSGGTDQHGARAHSDGGWDTKVPVQTRSERFRSGDVDAFPAVTGREVNWKFAPLDKIWPLLESALDGSAYPFLATQSAGADVEWGRSDDPRVGGAGLPEDRAAAAAWSARDAVLAITVKATDEHEFITVTRSDFGTQPRAAHTVITAEQHAEGIVVIDNRGSALLSENLEVVVQDGARLTVVTVQDWDDDAVHVSTHFAEVGRDAFLKHVVVSLGGDVVRVNPSTHLGAPGADAEMYGVYFADAGQYIEQQVYVDHDAPNTRSRVNYKGALQGDGAHTVWIGDVLIGRTAPGTDSYEQNRNLVLTDGTRADSIPNLEIETGDIEGAGHASATGRFDDEQLFYLQARGIPEEEARRLVVLGFLVEVIQKIGAPALEERLIAAVEQELAEGRTVLAGPAADLVGVESTGTDT
- a CDS encoding non-heme iron oxygenase ferredoxin subunit; amino-acid sequence: MAEKVCAEADIAVDSPMRVVVDGTAVAIVKDSAGTVHAIGDTCTHGEISLSEGFVEDDSLECWAHGSQFSLTTGKPKNFPAYEPVPVFRVEVRDGDVYVDVHDPVPVD
- a CDS encoding biotin transporter BioY; the encoded protein is MTNATGFAPRAVLADRLRTHGLATDAALVAGGALFTAALAQVEVPMWPVPVTGQTLAVVLVGATLGARRGVLSMLVYAIVGLAGAPFFADAQGGLQALTLPSFGYVIGFIPAAGLIGWLARRNWDRKVGRAVVAFTLASAVPFVTGLPYLAVALGQLGLPNDLQAVLAAGLYPFIVGGIAKALIAAGVLPLIWTAVGRR
- the sufB gene encoding Fe-S cluster assembly protein SufB, translated to MSDVLIDRPELEGLGQYEFGWADSDVAGASARRGLSEEVVTDISERKGEPEWMRANRLKALKLFDRKPMPSWGADLSDIDFDNIKYFVKSTEQQAQSWEDLPEDIRATYERLGIPEAERQRLVAGVAAQYESEVVYHQIREDLEQQGVIFMDTDTALREHPELFEEYFGTVIPAGDNKFAALNTAVWSGGSFVYVPKGVHVEIPLQAYFRINTENMGQFERTLIIADEDSYIHYIEGCTAPIYKSDSLHSAVVEIIVKKNARVRYTTIQNWSNNVYNLVTKRAIAHEGATMEWIDGNIGSKVTMKYPSIYLAGEHAKGETLSVAFAGPGQHQDAGAKMIHMAPYTTSSIVSKSIARGGGRAGYRGEVRVDPAAHHSANTVRCDALLVDTVSRSDTYPAIDIRVDDVQLGHEATVSRVSEEQLFYLMSRGMPEDEAMAMIVRGFIEPIARELPMEYALELNKLIEMSMEGSVG
- a CDS encoding metal-sulfur cluster assembly factor, which codes for MITTLAPEKFDEVVEGLKEVQDPELGVNIVDLGLIYDLAWDDEASALIISMTLTSAGCPLTDVIENDTANALDGIVDAFRINWVWMPPWGPERITDDGREMMRALGFSI